Part of the Virgibacillus natechei genome is shown below.
TCGACTAGAGAAAAAAGTTTGAGCAATGAGGAGAGTCAATAATGAGAGCACGTGATTTGTCTGTACTTTTAGGTGTTATTTTAATAATTATTATGTTAGTTATTCCGCTACCTGGATGGCTATTAAGTGTACTCATTTTATGCAATATAACATTAGCATTAATTGTTATCTTAGTATCTATGAATACCCAGGAAGCTTTACAATTTTCTGTTTTTCCTACTCTCTTATTGTTGTTAACTTTATTTCGACTTGGTTTGAACGTTTCGACAACTAGATCAATTTTATCCGAAGCAGATGCCGGTGGGGTGGTTGACACATTTGGGTCTTTTGTTATAGGAGGGAACCCACTTGTAGGTTTTGTTGTATTTGGAATTTTAGTTGTTATTCAATTTTTGGTTATTACAAAAGGTGCAGAGCGTGTGTCGGAAGTTGCGGCTCGTTTCACGTTGGATGCCATGCCTGGTAAACAAATGAGTATTGATGCAGATTTAAATGCTGGATTAATCTCGGAACATCAGGCTAAAGAAAGACGTGAAAAAGTTGAAAATGAAGCAGATTTCCATGGATCAATGGATGGTGCAAGTAAATTTGTTAAGGGAGACGCGATTGCTGGAATTGTAATTGTCCTAATCAATATTATATTTGGGCTGATAATAGGTATGGTTCAAATGGATATGTCTTTCCAAGAAGCAATCAATACATACATGGCTTTAACGATAGGAGATGGCTTGGTAAGTCAGATTCCTGCTATTTTAATTGCAACTGCAACAGGAATTGTTGTAACAAGAACGACAACTACTGGTAATCTAGGTTCAGAAGTAACTGGACAATTATTGCAATACCCAAAATTACTACTCATTGCCGCTGGAACAATCTTTATGCTAGGTTTCACACCAATCAACTTTTTTCTGACTACATTGCTTGCGAGTATATTGGGACTTAGCGGATATTTATTATTAAAACAGTCCAAGGAACCTGAAGTACCAGACATAGAGGAAGAGGATCAAACGGAAAGCTCTTCAATGAAGTCTTCTGAGAATGTAGTAAATCTATTAAATATGGATCCAATTGAATTTGAATTTGGTTATGCACTTATACCGCTAGCTGATTCCAATCAAGGCGGTGATTTATTAGACCGTATCATTATGATTCGCAGACAATTAGCTATAGAGCTTGGGGTAGTAATTCCTGTTGTTCGAATACGAGATAACATACAGCTCAATCCGAATGAATACCGTTTAAAGGTTAAAGGAAATGAAGTAGCATCAGGTGAATTACTATTAGATCATTATTTAGCTATGGCGCCTGATATAGATGACGATCATATAGATGGAATTGATACGAAGGAACCAGCCTTTGGGTTGCCCGCAAAATGGATTACAGAAGATAATAAAGATGATGCTGAATTATCAGGTTATACAGTTGTTGATCCGCCATCAGTTGTCTCCACCCATATCACGGAAGTCATCAAGCATGTTGCTCACACGTTGTTGGGAAGGCAGGAAACGAAGCAATTAATTGACCATTTAAAGGAGAACTATCCAATATTAGTGGAAGAAGTTACCCCAGAACCATTAGCGACGGGTGATGTTCAAAAAGTTCTAGCCAAACTACTTAGAGAAAATATATCCATACGTAACTTGCCAATCATTTTTGAAACACTGGCAGATTTTTCTAAAATGACAAACGACACAGAGTTACTGGGAGAGTATTCTAGGCAAGCATTATCATCGCAAATCACCAAACAATTTGTACATGATGATATGTCCCTAAAAGTTATCACTGTATCAGGAAAAGCGGAAAAGATGATTGCCGAAAATATTCAGCAAACGGAGCATGGTAATTATTTAGCATTAGATCCGGAATCACAGCAGCTTATTATTAAAAAAATACATGAAGAGGTAGAAAAACTATCACTACAGGAAGAAACAGCAATTGTATTATGTTCACCGGCAATTCGAATGTATCTAAAGCAACTATTGGATCGATACCTGCCACAAGTCGTTGTGTTGTCATATAATGAATTAGAACCAAATGTACAAATTCAAAGCGTAGGGGTGGTGAATGTAGCGTGAAGGTAAAAAAATTCGTAGCACCAACAATGCCGGAAGCGATGAAACAAATTCGAAATGAACTTGGGTCAGAGGCTGTCATATTGAATTCTAAAGAAATAAAAAAAGGTGGTTTTCTCGGATTATTTAAAAAGCAAAATATTGAAGTAATAGCAGCACTTGATCCGCACCCTTTAGAAACGAAAGAGGAAGCAAAAACAAAGAAAGAATCAAAAGTACCGGTTATAAATGATCCTGTTTTGCAATCAAATAGCCAATCGGATAGTAAAGAAGTTATAAATGAGATTCAAAACTTAAAGAAAATTATTTCGCATCAAGCACTATCAAATGGAAGTAATTATTCAGTTGATTATCAACTCGTCTATCAACACTTGCTGGAACAGGAGGTAGATAATAAGCTTGCGGAGCAACTAATAAATAATGTAGTAAAAAAGAGCGAAGGCTTAGAGACTAAGCCTAGTCTGAATACGATTAAGCAGGAGATTAAAAAAGAAATTCAAAATAGATTACGTGATTTATCTTTTGAAGGTATCACATATGATCAAAAAATCGTTCAATTTGTTGGTCCGACAGGTGTGGGCAAAACAACTACGTTAGCAAAAATTGCTGCGCATAGTATGCTTAATGATAATAAAAAGGTTGCTTTTATTACTACCGACACGTATCGGATAGCCGCCATAGAACAATTGAAGACCTATGCTCGGATCTTGGACGTACCGGTAAAAGTGGCTTATACCATAGAGGAATACAAGAATGCGATTGAATCATTTCAAAACTACGATTTAATTTTAATTGACACGGCAGGTAGAAACTTCCGTGATGAGAGATATGTAACAGAATTAGAAGATACGATTGATTTAAGTATGGATCTCGCTACATATCTCGTTTTATCCTTAACTGCAAAGCCTAAAGATTTAACCGAAATTTATGATCAATTTTACCATATCCCGATTAAGGAAGTTATTTTTACTAAAATTGATGAAACAAGACAGTATGGGACCATGTTAAACATTGCAATAAATAAACATGTCGGTATCGCGTATGTCACAAATGGCCAAGATGTTCCCGATGATCTTGTGCATCTTACACCAGAAGTAATTACGGATTATATTGTGGGTGAGAATAATGCGTGATCAGGATCAAGCGGAAATCTTGCGTCGAAAACTTAAACATGCCAGTAACCCAAGACAGGCAAAAACGCTGTCTATAATAAGTGGAAAAGGTGGGGTTGGTAAGTCAAATGTTGCACTGAATTTCTCGTTAGGTTTAATAAAAAATAAAAACAAGGTGTTAATAATCGATTTAGATGTAGGTATGGGAAATATTAATATCTTACTCGGATTACATGCACATAAAACAATTATCGACATGTTTAATGAACAGTTATCCATTCATGATATTATCGAGACAGGTCCAGGTGAATTAGCCTATATTGCAGGTGGTTCCGGGATGAGTGATTTTTTTACAATGAATCATGCAAAAAGAGAGTATTTTTTTACGCAGTATCAAGAATTAATACAAATGTATGATTACATTATCTTTGATATGGGCGCTGGAGCTACGTCGGATAGTATATTTTTTATTCTTGCTTCCGATGAATGTCTTGTTGTCACAACTCCAGAACCTACATCTATCACAGATGCATATAGCATGGTGAAACATGTGTTAACAAATCAGGCTGCAATGCCGTTGTACGTGATAATGAATCGCGCTTCAACACATAAAGATGGAATGAAATCCTTGAAAAGATTCAAACAAGTCGTATTTCAGTTTCTTCAAACCGACATTCAATTACTGGGAATTCTTCCGGAAGATAAAATTGTTTCTACAGCTGTGAGAAGACAGATTCCCTATGTATTGTTAAATGAAAAGTCTGCTGTTTCTAAAGCAATGAACCAGCTTACCACTAATTATACAAATAACGTAAAAGAATTTACTGAGTCTGCATCATTTATTCAGAAATTAAAAAAATTGCTAACAGAGAGGTAAGATTATGCATTTAATCCGTGTGATAGTGATTGATGATTCGGCATTTATGCGAAAAATAATTTCAGATATATTAGAAAGCGAGAATCGCATCAAGGTTATCGCTACAGCCAGAAATGGTGAGATTGGTATACAAAAAATAAAGGAATTAGTTCCTGATGTTGTGACAATGGATATTCATATGCCGGTCATGGACGGAATTACTGCCTTACAACAAATTATGCATAGGAATCCCTTACCCGTTATTATGCTTTCTAGTTCGACAAAAGATGGAACTGACAGGACCGTTCAAGCAATGTCTAATGGTGCAGTTGATTTTATTATGAAGCCATCTGGATCCATTTCTTTGGATATCGAATCAAGTGCTCAAGAAATAATTACGAAGGTCATAAATGCTGCTGAGGCCAAGGTTAATCATTCATCACAATTAAACGAAGGACAAGCCTCTCAAAATACAGCGCGTAAAAAGCAACCATTTGAAAAAACAATCGTTTCCATTGGTACTTCAACAGGAGGTCCTAGAGCATTGCAACAAGTTTTGATGGACATTCCTAATGACTTTTTACCACCAATTTTAATTGTACAACATATGCCAGAAAAATTTACAAAGTCACTTGCGGAAAGGCTAGATACCTTAACAAATATGCATGTCAAAGAAGCTGTTCATGGAGAAACGATTAAAGACAGAACAGCTTATATAGCACCAGGAGGGCTCCATATGAAGGCTAAGAAGACTGGTAACAAGTTTGTTATCGAGCTAATAAATGATGCGCTTTTATATAGACATCAGCCATCCGTAGACGTGCTATTTAAATCAGTAGCTAATTTGCAACAAGTTAACAAGTTTGCAGTTATATTAACAGGTATGGGTAATGATGGTGCAGAAGGAATTAAACGATTAAAAGAAGCAGACGAAAATGCGGTAGTTATTGCGGAATCTGAAGAAACTTCTATTGTTTATGGAATGCCAAATGCAGCTGTAAAGACAAACTGCGTGGACCATGTTTTACCTTTGAATCAAATTGGTTTGAGCATTGCGAATCTAGTTAGAAGTTCAAAGGGTAGAAGATAAACTATTAAAATAGCAATATTGGAGTGAATATCATGGATAGGAAAGTGATCGTTTTTCAGTTAAAAAATGAAGCGTATGCTGTATCTGTACAACAAATAGGATCAATTGAACGCATGCAGCCAATTACTAGAGTCCCACAAACAGACGATTTTGTAAAAGGTGTTATGAATTTACGTGGTGTTGTTATACCGGTAATTGATTTAAGAGCTCGCTTTGGTATCGAAAAAATGGCATCCACAGAAACAACTCGAATAATCATTGTATATCTTGATGATATGGAAGTTGGTCTAATCGTTGATGCGGCCAATGATGTTATCGACATACCAGAAGATGCTATTGAACCTCCACCAGAAGTAATAGGAAGTGTTGACGAAGACTATATAGAAGGTGTAGCTAAACTGGACCATCGTTTACTTATTCTGCTTCATTTGCGTAACGTATTAAAACCTGAGGAAATAAATGACTTAAAGACAGTGGAAGG
Proteins encoded:
- the flhF gene encoding flagellar biosynthesis protein FlhF, which translates into the protein MKVKKFVAPTMPEAMKQIRNELGSEAVILNSKEIKKGGFLGLFKKQNIEVIAALDPHPLETKEEAKTKKESKVPVINDPVLQSNSQSDSKEVINEIQNLKKIISHQALSNGSNYSVDYQLVYQHLLEQEVDNKLAEQLINNVVKKSEGLETKPSLNTIKQEIKKEIQNRLRDLSFEGITYDQKIVQFVGPTGVGKTTTLAKIAAHSMLNDNKKVAFITTDTYRIAAIEQLKTYARILDVPVKVAYTIEEYKNAIESFQNYDLILIDTAGRNFRDERYVTELEDTIDLSMDLATYLVLSLTAKPKDLTEIYDQFYHIPIKEVIFTKIDETRQYGTMLNIAINKHVGIAYVTNGQDVPDDLVHLTPEVITDYIVGENNA
- a CDS encoding protein-glutamate methylesterase/protein-glutamine glutaminase, with translation MHLIRVIVIDDSAFMRKIISDILESENRIKVIATARNGEIGIQKIKELVPDVVTMDIHMPVMDGITALQQIMHRNPLPVIMLSSSTKDGTDRTVQAMSNGAVDFIMKPSGSISLDIESSAQEIITKVINAAEAKVNHSSQLNEGQASQNTARKKQPFEKTIVSIGTSTGGPRALQQVLMDIPNDFLPPILIVQHMPEKFTKSLAERLDTLTNMHVKEAVHGETIKDRTAYIAPGGLHMKAKKTGNKFVIELINDALLYRHQPSVDVLFKSVANLQQVNKFAVILTGMGNDGAEGIKRLKEADENAVVIAESEETSIVYGMPNAAVKTNCVDHVLPLNQIGLSIANLVRSSKGRR
- a CDS encoding chemotaxis protein CheW, whose amino-acid sequence is MDRKVIVFQLKNEAYAVSVQQIGSIERMQPITRVPQTDDFVKGVMNLRGVVIPVIDLRARFGIEKMASTETTRIIIVYLDDMEVGLIVDAANDVIDIPEDAIEPPPEVIGSVDEDYIEGVAKLDHRLLILLHLRNVLKPEEINDLKTVEG
- a CDS encoding MinD/ParA family protein; translation: MRDQDQAEILRRKLKHASNPRQAKTLSIISGKGGVGKSNVALNFSLGLIKNKNKVLIIDLDVGMGNINILLGLHAHKTIIDMFNEQLSIHDIIETGPGELAYIAGGSGMSDFFTMNHAKREYFFTQYQELIQMYDYIIFDMGAGATSDSIFFILASDECLVVTTPEPTSITDAYSMVKHVLTNQAAMPLYVIMNRASTHKDGMKSLKRFKQVVFQFLQTDIQLLGILPEDKIVSTAVRRQIPYVLLNEKSAVSKAMNQLTTNYTNNVKEFTESASFIQKLKKLLTER
- the flhA gene encoding flagellar biosynthesis protein FlhA, whose product is MRARDLSVLLGVILIIIMLVIPLPGWLLSVLILCNITLALIVILVSMNTQEALQFSVFPTLLLLLTLFRLGLNVSTTRSILSEADAGGVVDTFGSFVIGGNPLVGFVVFGILVVIQFLVITKGAERVSEVAARFTLDAMPGKQMSIDADLNAGLISEHQAKERREKVENEADFHGSMDGASKFVKGDAIAGIVIVLINIIFGLIIGMVQMDMSFQEAINTYMALTIGDGLVSQIPAILIATATGIVVTRTTTTGNLGSEVTGQLLQYPKLLLIAAGTIFMLGFTPINFFLTTLLASILGLSGYLLLKQSKEPEVPDIEEEDQTESSSMKSSENVVNLLNMDPIEFEFGYALIPLADSNQGGDLLDRIIMIRRQLAIELGVVIPVVRIRDNIQLNPNEYRLKVKGNEVASGELLLDHYLAMAPDIDDDHIDGIDTKEPAFGLPAKWITEDNKDDAELSGYTVVDPPSVVSTHITEVIKHVAHTLLGRQETKQLIDHLKENYPILVEEVTPEPLATGDVQKVLAKLLRENISIRNLPIIFETLADFSKMTNDTELLGEYSRQALSSQITKQFVHDDMSLKVITVSGKAEKMIAENIQQTEHGNYLALDPESQQLIIKKIHEEVEKLSLQEETAIVLCSPAIRMYLKQLLDRYLPQVVVLSYNELEPNVQIQSVGVVNVA